Proteins encoded in a region of the Polynucleobacter antarcticus genome:
- a CDS encoding HAD family hydrolase, which translates to MTQLALFDLDHTLLPCDSDYEWGQFLVRIGVVDGQYYKEQNDRFYQDYKDGKLNIESFLRFALKPLSEHSRAQLKEWHDAFMKEVITGQIRQQAVDLVKRHQDAGDLCCVVTATNSFVTRPIVESFGIKHLVATEPATLGDHPLSDFTGEVKGIPSFKEGKITRVQDWLADQHLILDQLPYSYFYSDSMNDLPLLEKVSHPIATNPDARLRDEATKRNWPILELFA; encoded by the coding sequence ATGACTCAACTTGCCCTGTTTGATTTAGATCACACCCTACTGCCTTGCGATAGCGACTATGAATGGGGGCAGTTCTTAGTTCGTATTGGTGTAGTGGATGGCCAATACTACAAAGAACAAAATGATCGCTTCTACCAAGACTACAAGGATGGCAAGCTCAATATTGAGAGCTTTTTACGCTTTGCCTTAAAACCTCTCTCAGAGCATTCTCGTGCCCAACTCAAAGAATGGCATGATGCTTTTATGAAAGAAGTAATTACCGGCCAGATACGCCAACAGGCAGTAGATCTCGTAAAGCGCCACCAAGATGCAGGAGATCTCTGCTGTGTGGTCACCGCTACCAATAGCTTTGTCACCCGTCCTATTGTTGAAAGTTTCGGTATTAAGCATTTAGTGGCGACTGAACCCGCTACTCTGGGAGATCATCCGTTATCTGACTTTACTGGGGAAGTTAAAGGCATTCCTAGTTTTAAAGAAGGGAAAATTACGCGGGTCCAGGACTGGCTTGCGGACCAACATTTGATATTAGATCAACTGCCCTATAGTTATTTTTACTCGGACTCCATGAATGATTTACCTCTCCTTGAAAAAGTAAGTCATCCCATCGCTACCAATCCAGATGCCCGTTTACGTGACGAAGCCACTAAGCGCAACTGGCCCATACTTGAATTGTTCGCATGA
- the panB gene encoding 3-methyl-2-oxobutanoate hydroxymethyltransferase — translation MGYLQGEKPITISKLLSLYAEGEKITMLTAYDSTMSALLNRCGVETILIGDSLGNVIQGHSSTTPVTVEHMAYHTECVARANSQAFVIADLPFASYGDPVQALDSAAELMRAGADMVKLEGGDWQTEIIQYLVQRSVPVCAHLGLLPQSVHLLGGYKVQGKSKDAASLMLEQAIACEQAGAQMIVLEAIPSSLGKQITESLSIPTIGIGAGPDCSGQVLVLQDMLGISPGKAPKFVKNFMDGHTSVEAAIKAYVREVKSGKFPGVEHGFAG, via the coding sequence ATGGGTTACTTACAAGGCGAAAAGCCAATCACGATTTCTAAACTCCTCTCGCTCTATGCCGAGGGCGAGAAAATCACTATGTTGACCGCATACGATTCGACAATGTCTGCTTTACTCAATCGCTGTGGGGTAGAGACTATTCTGATTGGTGATTCATTAGGTAATGTGATTCAAGGGCATAGCAGTACGACTCCTGTTACGGTTGAGCACATGGCATATCACACAGAGTGTGTAGCTCGAGCAAACTCACAGGCCTTTGTGATTGCAGACCTTCCTTTTGCAAGCTATGGTGATCCAGTGCAAGCCTTAGATTCAGCGGCAGAGCTGATGCGTGCCGGTGCTGACATGGTCAAGTTAGAGGGTGGTGATTGGCAAACGGAGATCATTCAGTATCTCGTACAGCGCAGCGTCCCTGTTTGCGCACACTTAGGTCTGCTGCCTCAGTCTGTGCATCTTTTGGGCGGCTATAAGGTACAAGGTAAATCAAAGGATGCAGCTAGCCTGATGCTAGAGCAAGCAATTGCTTGTGAACAAGCGGGCGCTCAAATGATTGTCTTAGAGGCCATTCCTTCTTCCCTTGGAAAACAGATTACAGAATCCTTATCTATTCCAACCATTGGGATAGGCGCAGGGCCAGATTGCTCCGGGCAAGTATTGGTATTACAGGATATGCTGGGCATTAGCCCTGGTAAGGCACCTAAGTTTGTAAAAAACTTTATGGATGGTCACACCTCCGTAGAGGCTGCGATTAAAGCCTATGTTCGCGAAGTGAAGTCCGGAAAGTTTCCTGGAGTTGAACACGGCTTTGCCGGCTAA
- the dnaJ gene encoding molecular chaperone DnaJ, with protein MAKGKRDYYEVLGVARGASDDELKKAYRKLAMKYHPDRNPDSKTAEDQFKEVKEAYETLTEPNKRAAYDQYGHAGVDPSMGGGGFGGGGGFADAFGDIFGDIFGQGGGRQSGPQVYKGADLRYNMEITLEQAAEGYTTQIRVPSWSDCKTCHGSGAEPGSKPERCTTCDGHGQVRVQQGFFSMQQTCPKCRGTGEYIPKPCKTCHGSGKNKEQKTLEIKIPAGIDDGMRVRSVGNGEPGVNGGPSGDLYVEVRVKAHKVFERDGSDLHVQMPISFATATIGGDIEVPTLSGRVEFPIPEGTQTGKTFRLRSKGIKGLRSTMVGDLFVHIAVETPVKLTDEQKMLLQKFDESLKSGGNKHNPHQQGWFDGVKSFFS; from the coding sequence GTGGCTAAAGGTAAACGCGATTATTACGAAGTGCTTGGCGTGGCACGAGGTGCGAGCGATGATGAGCTGAAAAAAGCCTATCGGAAGCTGGCAATGAAGTATCACCCCGACCGTAATCCGGATAGTAAAACTGCCGAAGATCAATTTAAAGAAGTCAAAGAAGCCTACGAAACCTTAACTGAACCCAATAAGCGTGCGGCGTACGACCAATATGGTCATGCCGGTGTGGATCCTTCTATGGGCGGAGGCGGCTTTGGTGGTGGCGGTGGTTTTGCAGATGCTTTCGGCGATATCTTTGGTGATATTTTTGGTCAAGGTGGTGGCCGCCAATCAGGCCCACAGGTTTATAAGGGCGCAGATCTTCGTTACAACATGGAGATCACGCTCGAGCAAGCAGCTGAAGGTTACACCACCCAAATACGTGTGCCGAGCTGGAGTGATTGCAAAACCTGCCATGGTTCTGGTGCGGAACCAGGCAGTAAGCCTGAAAGATGTACGACATGTGATGGCCATGGGCAAGTGCGCGTACAGCAAGGTTTCTTTTCGATGCAGCAAACCTGTCCTAAATGTCGCGGTACTGGCGAATATATTCCTAAGCCATGCAAAACCTGTCATGGAAGCGGCAAAAATAAAGAACAAAAAACACTCGAGATCAAAATCCCCGCCGGAATTGATGATGGCATGCGTGTGCGCTCCGTCGGTAATGGCGAGCCCGGCGTGAATGGCGGTCCATCTGGCGATCTGTATGTCGAGGTAAGGGTTAAGGCGCATAAAGTATTTGAGCGTGATGGCAGTGACCTCCACGTGCAAATGCCCATCTCATTTGCTACGGCAACGATTGGTGGTGATATTGAAGTGCCCACCCTGTCAGGGCGTGTAGAGTTTCCGATTCCGGAGGGCACTCAAACTGGCAAGACCTTCCGCTTACGCAGTAAAGGTATCAAAGGTCTGCGTTCAACGATGGTTGGAGATCTCTTCGTGCATATTGCCGTTGAAACGCCAGTCAAACTGACGGATGAGCAGAAGATGTTGCTGCAGAAATTTGACGAGAGTCTTAAGTCTGGTGGGAATAAACACAACCCGCATCAACAGGGTTGGTTTGACGGCGTAAAGAGCTTCTTTAGTTAA
- the pcnB gene encoding polynucleotide adenylyltransferase PcnB, with protein sequence MIKKLINRILRRDPMVRHTAAHTSGAPKRIPRKTHRIDPQLLSKNAVKVTDTLQQAGYDAFIVGGAVRDLALGIGPKDFDVATNATPEQVQKLFRKARLIGRRFQIVHVTFFGKGQPEIIEVSTFRALLENAGEHVAENGRILRDNVWGTQHEDAARRDFTINAMYYDPASETVLDYHGGMADMQKKTLRMIGDPAKRYREDPIRMLRAIRFAAKTGFTLDVATRAPIAQLGKLIDDVPSARLFDEILKLLMSGYSWAAIQGLRDAGLHHGLLPLLDHILDNKTGSKEAQDFVRIALANTDERIQAGKSVSAGFLFATLLWPDLLNNWKKNLANGISNIPALHDAMDETVASQSNGMTIQRRFESDMREIWSMQPRFEKRVGRYPYRLIESPRFRAGYDFMLLRCATGEQHPTLGEWWTSFITSDPSGQETLMASVKGESGGASPTKRRRRRKPKEALPTEGAES encoded by the coding sequence ATGATCAAAAAATTGATTAACCGCATTTTGCGTCGCGACCCGATGGTCCGACATACCGCAGCCCATACTTCAGGCGCACCAAAACGTATTCCCAGAAAAACCCATCGCATTGACCCACAGTTGCTGTCTAAGAATGCCGTCAAAGTAACCGACACTTTGCAACAAGCGGGCTATGATGCTTTTATTGTTGGCGGGGCAGTACGTGATCTAGCTCTTGGCATCGGTCCAAAAGATTTTGATGTCGCAACCAATGCGACCCCAGAGCAAGTACAGAAGTTATTTCGTAAAGCTCGCCTGATTGGACGGCGCTTTCAGATTGTGCACGTGACATTTTTTGGTAAAGGTCAACCAGAAATTATTGAGGTCTCCACCTTTAGAGCATTGCTAGAAAATGCGGGTGAGCATGTTGCAGAAAATGGCCGCATCTTACGAGATAACGTTTGGGGTACCCAGCATGAAGATGCAGCGCGAAGAGATTTCACGATCAATGCGATGTATTACGACCCCGCTTCAGAAACCGTGCTCGACTACCACGGTGGCATGGCAGACATGCAGAAGAAAACACTCAGAATGATTGGCGATCCTGCCAAGCGCTATCGTGAAGATCCCATACGTATGCTGCGGGCTATTCGATTTGCTGCTAAGACAGGCTTTACTTTAGATGTGGCAACACGTGCACCGATTGCGCAGCTAGGCAAGCTAATTGATGATGTACCCTCTGCAAGATTATTTGATGAGATTCTTAAGCTATTGATGTCAGGTTACTCTTGGGCAGCCATTCAGGGTCTGCGTGATGCTGGCTTGCATCATGGCTTACTGCCGCTGCTCGATCACATCCTTGATAACAAAACTGGCTCAAAAGAGGCTCAAGACTTTGTTCGGATTGCCTTGGCCAATACCGATGAACGCATTCAGGCTGGAAAGAGCGTTTCCGCTGGATTCTTATTTGCTACTTTGCTATGGCCTGATCTTTTGAATAATTGGAAAAAGAATCTTGCCAATGGGATTTCTAATATCCCTGCCCTACATGATGCAATGGATGAGACGGTTGCCAGCCAAAGTAATGGCATGACCATTCAGCGTCGTTTTGAGAGTGATATGCGCGAAATCTGGTCTATGCAACCTCGCTTTGAAAAGCGGGTTGGCCGCTACCCTTATCGCCTAATTGAATCCCCTCGCTTTAGAGCGGGGTATGACTTTATGCTGCTGCGCTGCGCTACTGGCGAACAACATCCCACTTTAGGGGAGTGGTGGACTAGCTTCATCACAAGCGATCCTAGCGGCCAAGAGACATTGATGGCTAGCGTCAAGGGTGAAAGTGGTGGTGCCTCACCCACTAAACGTCGCCGTCGCAGAAAGCCTAAAGAAGCCTTGCCCACAGAGGGTGCAGAGAGCTAA
- the folK gene encoding 2-amino-4-hydroxy-6-hydroxymethyldihydropteridine diphosphokinase — protein sequence MARAFIGFGGNIGDTRQLITDAIVCLAQRCELQILTKSCFYQSAPFEASGSDYINSVIEIETTLTPYGLLHVCQAVEQEFGRERPYTNAPRTLDLDILSFEGVSQDDSDLTLPHPRIIERSFVLLPLLEIAPHFFLPQLGELKAYLPQVADQRIEKLSCRNCHCGEKAVYSPTTH from the coding sequence ATGGCACGAGCTTTTATCGGATTTGGCGGCAATATTGGTGACACACGTCAGCTCATTACTGACGCGATTGTTTGCCTTGCACAACGCTGCGAACTCCAAATTTTAACTAAAAGCTGTTTCTACCAAAGCGCTCCTTTTGAAGCATCTGGCAGCGACTATATCAACTCTGTCATTGAAATTGAGACCACTTTAACCCCTTATGGTCTTTTGCACGTATGCCAAGCGGTTGAGCAAGAATTTGGTCGTGAGCGTCCTTACACGAATGCACCTCGCACCTTAGATTTAGACATCCTGTCATTCGAAGGGGTATCTCAGGATGACTCAGATTTAACCTTACCCCATCCTCGAATTATTGAGCGTTCTTTTGTTCTACTCCCACTATTAGAAATTGCTCCCCACTTCTTTCTCCCTCAATTAGGCGAACTCAAGGCCTACCTGCCTCAAGTAGCCGATCAACGAATTGAAAAACTATCCTGCCGCAACTGTCATTGTGGTGAAAAAGCGGTTTATAGCCCAACGACGCATTAA